From the genome of Mesorhizobium japonicum MAFF 303099, one region includes:
- a CDS encoding PLP-dependent transferase, with the protein MNEHPSGFDHDYLAEAATLLAHDEPFPGGAVVPPIYQTSLFTFANYAEMADTFAGKRKQPIYSRGDNPTVMEFEARVAALEGAEAARGFSSGMAAISATVLAFVGAGERIVAVRNCYGDAYRLFERLLPRLNIKVDYVDGSDPDAVAAALPGAKLLYLESPTSMMFELQDIAHLTRLAKEQGIVTTIDNSWATPVFQKPISHGVDLVLHSASKYLGGHSDTVAGVVAGSAAHIKHINEQTYSYLGGKLSPFEAWLLLRGLRTLPLRLPHHMKSGLTLAERLKAHAHVERVNHPAYSNHPGKATLAGYAGLFSFEVTDDIDIPVFVDALKYFRIGVSWGGHESLVVPAKASLEQTPGLNSMARFGVSPRTIRFNVGLESVEDLWADVAQAFEKARK; encoded by the coding sequence ATGAACGAGCATCCGAGCGGTTTCGATCACGATTATCTTGCCGAGGCGGCGACGCTTTTGGCGCATGACGAGCCGTTCCCGGGTGGCGCGGTGGTGCCGCCGATCTACCAGACCTCGCTGTTCACCTTCGCCAACTATGCCGAAATGGCCGACACATTTGCCGGCAAACGAAAGCAGCCGATCTATTCGCGCGGCGACAATCCGACGGTGATGGAGTTCGAGGCGCGCGTGGCCGCGCTCGAGGGCGCCGAGGCCGCGCGCGGCTTTTCCAGCGGCATGGCGGCGATCAGCGCCACCGTGCTTGCCTTCGTTGGCGCGGGCGAGCGCATTGTCGCCGTGCGCAATTGCTATGGCGATGCCTACCGCTTGTTCGAACGGCTTCTGCCGCGGCTCAACATCAAGGTCGACTATGTCGACGGCTCCGATCCGGACGCGGTGGCAGCGGCACTTCCCGGCGCCAAGCTGCTCTACCTGGAAAGCCCGACCTCGATGATGTTCGAGCTCCAGGACATTGCGCATTTGACCCGGCTGGCGAAAGAGCAGGGCATCGTCACCACGATCGACAATTCCTGGGCGACGCCGGTGTTCCAGAAGCCGATCTCGCACGGGGTCGACCTGGTGCTGCATTCGGCATCGAAATATCTCGGCGGCCACAGCGACACGGTCGCCGGCGTGGTGGCGGGCTCCGCCGCCCACATCAAGCACATCAACGAGCAGACCTATTCCTATCTCGGCGGCAAGCTGTCGCCATTCGAGGCCTGGCTGCTGCTGCGCGGCCTGCGCACGCTGCCGCTGCGGCTGCCGCACCACATGAAGAGCGGGCTAACCCTCGCCGAGCGGCTCAAGGCGCATGCCCATGTCGAGCGCGTCAACCATCCAGCCTATTCGAACCATCCCGGCAAGGCGACGCTGGCCGGCTATGCCGGTCTGTTCTCCTTCGAGGTGACGGACGATATCGACATCCCGGTCTTCGTCGACGCGCTGAAGTATTTCCGCATCGGCGTCAGCTGGGGCGGGCATGAAAGCCTGGTCGTGCCGGCCAAGGCGTCGCTGGAGCAGACGCCGGGACTGAATTCGATGGCGCGCTTCGGCGTCAGCCCCCGAACCATCCGCTTCAATGTCGGATTGGAAAGTGTCGAAGACCTCTGGGCCGACGTCGCCCAGGCCTTCGAAAAAGCCAGAAAATAA
- a CDS encoding ABC transporter substrate-binding protein, producing MKKLTVMLATVAGLAISAGSALADSTLKMVEVITSPPRTEFLKKQIAEFEAANPGVKVELISLPWGQAFEKFLTMVQAGDTPDVVEMPERWMGLYANNAQLEDLGPYMAKWDDAKTLGERAKQFGSTVNNTQFMIPYGYYVNALFWNKKLFKQAGLDGPPATLDEFVADSKKISAIPGKYGYCLRGGPGAFNGMHMFMNIAQGKGGYFNKDGTSTINEEGSVKGLQMLADMYKDGLAPKDAVSWGFNETVTGFYSGTCAMLNQDPDALLGIADKMSADDFAVAPLPVGPSGKSYPTLGYAGWAMFANSQHKDDAWKLMATLLSPKDNLEWAKEVGVVPIHNGADQDPHFKTEQFKGWFTELSDTSKYEMVTPPTHLENLGNFVDQVAIKNFQEVLLGQKTAKDVADQWAAFLTKEQQDWLAKNKK from the coding sequence ATGAAAAAACTGACCGTCATGCTTGCCACCGTTGCGGGGCTGGCGATTTCCGCCGGGAGCGCGCTGGCCGATTCGACCCTCAAGATGGTCGAAGTCATCACCAGCCCGCCGCGCACCGAATTCCTGAAAAAACAGATCGCCGAGTTCGAGGCTGCCAATCCCGGCGTCAAGGTCGAGCTGATCTCGCTGCCCTGGGGCCAAGCCTTCGAAAAGTTCCTGACCATGGTGCAGGCCGGCGACACGCCCGACGTGGTCGAGATGCCGGAACGCTGGATGGGCCTCTATGCCAACAATGCCCAGCTCGAGGACCTCGGTCCCTACATGGCCAAATGGGACGACGCCAAGACGCTTGGCGAGCGCGCCAAGCAGTTCGGCTCGACGGTCAACAACACCCAGTTCATGATCCCCTACGGCTACTATGTGAATGCGCTGTTCTGGAACAAGAAACTGTTCAAGCAAGCTGGCCTCGACGGCCCGCCGGCGACGCTCGACGAGTTCGTCGCCGACTCCAAGAAGATCTCCGCCATTCCAGGCAAATACGGCTACTGCCTGCGCGGCGGACCCGGCGCCTTCAACGGCATGCACATGTTCATGAACATCGCCCAGGGCAAGGGCGGATACTTCAACAAGGACGGCACCTCGACCATCAATGAGGAGGGCTCGGTCAAGGGCCTGCAGATGCTGGCCGACATGTACAAGGACGGCTTGGCGCCGAAGGATGCGGTGAGCTGGGGTTTCAACGAAACCGTCACCGGCTTCTATTCCGGCACCTGCGCCATGCTCAACCAGGATCCGGACGCGTTGCTCGGCATCGCCGACAAGATGAGCGCCGACGATTTCGCCGTGGCGCCGCTGCCGGTTGGCCCGAGCGGCAAGTCCTATCCGACGCTCGGTTATGCCGGCTGGGCGATGTTCGCCAACTCGCAGCACAAGGACGATGCCTGGAAGCTGATGGCGACGCTGCTCTCGCCCAAGGACAATCTCGAATGGGCCAAGGAAGTCGGCGTGGTGCCGATCCACAACGGCGCCGACCAAGATCCGCATTTCAAGACCGAGCAGTTCAAGGGCTGGTTCACCGAGCTCAGCGACACCTCCAAATATGAAATGGTGACGCCGCCGACGCATCTGGAAAACCTCGGCAATTTCGTCGACCAGGTGGCGATCAAGAATTTCCAGGAAGTGCTGCTGGGCCAAAAGACCGCCAAGGACGTCGCCGACCAATGGGCCGCCTTCCTGACCAAGGAACAGCAGGA